GAATGCATTACCTAAATAAAGCCAAATTTTGTGACAAACCAAAATACACATTAAACAATGAATACATCATATTTGTGATCACTACcttcattttgatattatttagtttatctttttatatcCTTCAgctaatttcctttttattgttttcactATAATCATGGATAAGACAATTTCTGTTAAGAGTTATTTTCAacagattataataataaataataatatagtcAATTATGATTAAGCTATGTACAAGaaaaattggtttatttttaatatgaagATTTTGGGTGTAGGAAGACCATATTAGCCTTTGAAATTTGATGTCAAAATGTCACCAGCTGTCTTCAATTACgctatcttttcttttttcttctttaaattaattttagatttaattatttcaaccCTTTCAATGCCTACTTTACAGAGAAGAGAGAACCCAatgattgagaaattaaaattcagaattcattttattagcagaaaatgtatattatgtTAAATAGCACTTTGGCCCTTACACTTACACCAACCttctaaatcaaaattttgaaaccatatatatcaaattgaaaGGATTTACTGGATCTTGAATTGgaactaaattcaaattaaaagtgtGGAATATattacaaatctaaaaaatcaattaagaattgtaaaatttagaaacttatTAAAGGTGATTTGGAGcatattaaaaagttattatatggcactaaaaatgtaaaacaaagagttatttcttgtttttattttagagaaataatgatttgaactaaaatgaaaggaagagagacacatataaatatattgtaaaagagaaaaataaagaaaggggTTGGTCGAGAGGGCAACGTGGGTGTGTGTTGAATTGAACTTGAAAGCGACGCAGAAACCGCGGCAGTGTTTCTCTCTTTCGcaattcattcatttatatctctttttccctctttcacttttctttaactattttcaatcatttctaaactctcttcttctccGGCAATATGCCCCGTCCTCCTCCCTTCTCCGACCATCACCCTCtcctcttcatcttcctcttccccttcctcctcctcctcctcctctctcCCTCCTCCTCCGCCTTCAAGTTCAAAGAAGCTCCTGAATTCTACAACTCACCCAACTGTATCTCCATTCCTTCTTCGCCTGATCACCTCCTCTGTTCCGATCAGGCCGTCCATGTGGCTATGACTCTTGACGCCGCTTATCTCCGTGGCTCAATGGCTGCCATTCTCTCCGTTCTTCAACACTCCTCTTGCCCACAAAACattatctttcattttctctcctCTGCCTCCACCGACACTCACTCCCTCCGTTTCACCATCGCTAACTCCTTCCCTTATCTCAAATTCCATGTCTACCCATTCGACGCCGCCGCCGTTGCCGGATTAATCTCCACTTCCATCCGTTCTGCTCTCGATTCCCCTCTCAATTACGCTCGCAACTACTTGGCTTCCTTAATCCCTCACTGTGTCAAACGCGTTGTCTATTTGGACTCCGATTTGATCCTCGTCGATGACATTGCTAAACTTGCTGCTACCCCACTTGGGGAAACCGCCGTTCTTGCCGCCCCGGAGTATTGCAACGCTAATTTGACATCCTATTTCACACCCACTTTCTGGTCCAACCCTTCTCTGTCTTTCACCTTCGCCGGACGGAATGCTTGTTATTTCAACACTGGAGTTATGGTCATAGATCTCCAACGTTGGCGCGCCGGCGACTACACCGCTAAAATCATTGAGTGGATGGAGCTCCAGAAACGAATGCGGATCTACGAGCTCGGGTCTCTCCCTCCATTTCTCCTTGTTTTTGCTGGGTATATAGCTCCGGTGGATCACCGGTGGAACCAGCACGGCCTTGGTGGTGATAACTTCAGAGGACTATGCCGGAATTTGCACCCCGGTCCGGTGAGTCTCTTGCATTGGAGTGGAAAAGGGAAACCGTGGGTTCGGCTTGACTCGAACCGGCCTTGTCCACTTGACGCTCTTTGGGCTCCTTATGATCTTTTACAAACACCCTTTGCACTTGAATCTTAGTTTCAGAAAACAGGggaattacaaattaaaattacagtTACAGTTACATCTTTGTTCATATggtttttttagatttagattaGAGGAGATTTAAGTATCGGTATCCCTCAATCTTGTCTATAAAGAGAGATTTTCCCACATCTTTGTTGTACGTTAATACAGAGAAAACACCTTATTAACAAAAAGCTTCGtcttcttcattattattatcagTAGTAGTATTATTAGAGTTTCCTCTGTTTTTTCTGTCATTGAGATTTGCAGTTacttggagaagaagaaaagatattGATGATAATGTTGATGAATCGTATTAATGGGAGTTTAAACGTAAATTTGTACTTATATTCTGTAATGTAACcgaaaaaaatgaagtggGATTTGGCTGTAAAGTTGTTGTTCTAAGGatattaaaaagatatgaGAATCAAACTTGAGTTAACTGAAATCAACGAGCTCTAATGGGGCTATGGCTATGGCCAATTTCATCTGCTTCCAAAAGAGAAACCCATGATTTTTCTACCTTTTCTGGGGAAGATTCAGCAAGAACACAGAGATTAAACACAATTTCCGCCATACTTGGCCTTGACAGAGGTTCATCTTGTGTACAAGCCCTCGCCATTACTGCTAAGCTCAAAGCTCCCTCAATTGGGTAACAATCCTTTAATTTTGAGTCCATCCAATCTCTCAACTTGtcttctcttccttcttcattaTCTAGAACATCTCTTATCTCCTTACACAAATTcccaacttcttcttcttcttcttcttcttcttcttcttcttcttcttcttcttcaccatttACTGTACATTTCAGAGCTTTTTTCCCTGAAAGCAGCTTCAAAACCACAACCCCAAAAGCAAAAACATCGACTTTCGTGGACAGAGAATCGACAGCAGGTCTTGCCTTAGCAAGATTTGAAATCTTTGCTCTGAATCTCAAGTCAAGAAGGATGCAACTTGTTTTGATATCTTGATGAACTATGCTTGGTTGAGTGTGATCATGCATATATTGCAACCCATTAGCCACATCCAATGCTATGTTCAACCTTTGGCTCCATGTGAGATTGCTTGAAGAAGCTTCGGATGATGAATAAAGCCACTTATCCAATGACCCATTTTCAGCAAATTCATAAACCAAGTAAAAGTTCTCCTTATCATCTGATGAGAACCCCACCAATTTCACTAGGTTTATGTGATTGACTTTCTGTAAAATCATCAGCTCTTCTGTTGAATCTGGTTTAGCTTCCTTTATCACTGAGATTTGTCCATTGATTATGGCTTTGTATACTGATTTTCCAATCTTAAACCCCTCATTGAAACTCATTGTTGCATCCATTATCACTTTATAATCATACAAAATTGGCCTTCCCAAGTAATCTGAAACCacaggaggaggaggaagaggaagaagctGCCCATTCtgtttcatcttcattttaattgaatttcccCAAATGGGTAGcttcattttcttgtaaataaagaaaacataagCCACCAAGAGGAAACCAACACCCAAAGCCACACCACCAACAACGATCACaagatgtttgatttttttcctctGAGGAGGAGACTGAGAAAGCAGAGGAAGTTTCGAAAGGGGTATAAACAAAGCCTCACCAGCTACGAAATTCGTCAATTTTACACCCTTTACATCTTCCAAATTTGCATCTTTTGATACATTGAAAATCGATCTCACCCCAGAAACCACATCAGTCAATTGCCATACataagtaataaaaaattgaattcccTGTTCTAAGTTTTCCTTAGAAGGGCACTTACAAAACAGAGGAAAAACAGCTTCAACTCCCACTGACAAATTGTTTGGATTTAGAGATGGGTTCATTTTTACAACAATGTCAGAATCGCAAAGATGCTCGAAGAAAGATGTAGAGACGAGATAAAAGGTATCACCCTGGTTGATTTTGTAAG
This DNA window, taken from Cucumis sativus cultivar 9930 chromosome 6, Cucumber_9930_V3, whole genome shotgun sequence, encodes the following:
- the LOC101203481 gene encoding serine/threonine receptor-like kinase NFP, yielding MAKPTSFLLQFTLLVCFTAIHGRAEITSSSCDAYVSYFTKSSQFFDLHSISKLFGVKALKIAKASNLESDKTPLFDGQLLFIPVTCNSTTNGNNSFFFSNTTYKINQGDTFYLVSTSFFEHLCDSDIVVKMNPSLNPNNLSVGVEAVFPLFCKCPSKENLEQGIQFFITYVWQLTDVVSGVRSIFNVSKDANLEDVKGVKLTNFVAGEALFIPLSKLPLLSQSPPQRKKIKHLVIVVGGVALGVGFLLVAYVFFIYKKMKLPIWGNSIKMKMKQNGQLLPLPPPPVVSDYLGRPILYDYKVIMDATMSFNEGFKIGKSVYKAIINGQISVIKEAKPDSTEELMILQKVNHINLVKLVGFSSDDKENFYLVYEFAENGSLDKWLYSSSEASSSNLTWSQRLNIALDVANGLQYMHDHTQPSIVHQDIKTSCILLDLRFRAKISNLAKARPAVDSLSTKVDVFAFGVVVLKLLSGKKALKYNEEGREDKLRDWMDSKLKDCYPIEGALSLAVMARACTQDEPLSRPSMAEIVFNLCVLAESSPEKVEKSWVSLLEADEIGHSHSPIRAR
- the LOC101204537 gene encoding probable galacturonosyltransferase-like 1; translation: MPRPPPFSDHHPLLFIFLFPFLLLLLLSPSSSAFKFKEAPEFYNSPNCISIPSSPDHLLCSDQAVHVAMTLDAAYLRGSMAAILSVLQHSSCPQNIIFHFLSSASTDTHSLRFTIANSFPYLKFHVYPFDAAAVAGLISTSIRSALDSPLNYARNYLASLIPHCVKRVVYLDSDLILVDDIAKLAATPLGETAVLAAPEYCNANLTSYFTPTFWSNPSLSFTFAGRNACYFNTGVMVIDLQRWRAGDYTAKIIEWMELQKRMRIYELGSLPPFLLVFAGYIAPVDHRWNQHGLGGDNFRGLCRNLHPGPVSLLHWSGKGKPWVRLDSNRPCPLDALWAPYDLLQTPFALES